Proteins encoded together in one uncultured Desulfosarcina sp. window:
- the aspS gene encoding aspartate--tRNA ligase, with protein MADILGDMRRTHHCNALSAKDMGQEVVLMGWVLRRRDHGGVIFIDLRDREGITQVVFNPEINPKVHAKAHAIRSEYVLGVRGKVEPRPDGMVNPKLPTGEIEVLVDELKILNPAKTPPFMIEDKVDVSEAIRLKNRHLDLRRPPLQHNIITRHKAGASVRKFLNANGFLDIETPVLTKSTPEGARDYLVPSRVNAGQFYALPQSPQLFKQLLMISGFDRYYQIVRCFRDEDLRADRQPEFSQIDMEMSFVGEEDLMAISEGMMANLFDEVLGRSLSLPFPRLTYAEAMDRYGLDKPDTRFGLELADVSDIVETSGFKVFSSVVKKGGIVKALNAKGCIDFSRKEIDDLTDFVAVYRAKGLAWIKVREDAWQSPIAKFFTDEEKAKLAERIDMAPGDLVFFVADQPKVTNEALGHLRNHIGKKLGLIDEDAFNFVWITQFPMFEYDETEKRYQALHHPFTAPFEEDYDKLETEPLAVRSRAYDMVLNGFEVGGGSIRIHDMDLQQRVFAALGMQPEDYREKFGFLLDALESGAPPHGGIAFGFDRLVMLLCAESSIRDVIAFPKTQRAACLLTNAPSEASKAQLDELSLRLKLTLTDTQEKTSTDE; from the coding sequence TTGGCTGATATTCTCGGCGACATGAGAAGAACCCATCACTGCAACGCCTTGAGTGCCAAAGATATGGGGCAGGAAGTCGTCCTGATGGGCTGGGTCCTGCGGCGGCGGGACCACGGCGGCGTCATTTTCATCGACCTGCGCGACCGTGAAGGCATTACCCAGGTGGTTTTCAATCCGGAAATCAATCCGAAGGTGCATGCCAAGGCCCACGCCATTCGCAGCGAATACGTTCTGGGCGTTCGCGGCAAGGTGGAGCCGCGCCCCGACGGCATGGTCAACCCCAAGCTGCCCACCGGTGAGATCGAGGTGCTGGTCGACGAACTGAAAATTCTCAATCCGGCTAAAACGCCGCCCTTCATGATCGAAGACAAAGTGGACGTCTCCGAGGCCATCCGCCTGAAAAACAGGCACCTGGACCTGCGCCGTCCGCCGCTGCAGCATAACATTATCACCCGGCACAAGGCCGGCGCGTCTGTGAGAAAGTTTCTCAACGCCAACGGCTTTCTCGACATCGAAACACCGGTGCTCACCAAAAGCACGCCCGAAGGCGCCCGGGACTACCTGGTCCCCAGCCGGGTCAATGCCGGGCAGTTCTATGCCCTGCCCCAGTCGCCGCAGTTGTTCAAGCAGTTGTTGATGATTTCCGGATTCGACCGCTACTACCAGATCGTGCGCTGCTTTCGGGACGAGGACCTGCGGGCCGACCGCCAGCCCGAGTTCAGCCAGATCGATATGGAGATGTCCTTCGTGGGAGAAGAGGACCTCATGGCGATCAGCGAAGGCATGATGGCCAATCTGTTCGACGAAGTCCTGGGCCGATCCCTGAGTCTTCCCTTCCCCCGGCTGACCTATGCCGAAGCCATGGACCGCTATGGCCTGGACAAACCCGACACCCGCTTCGGGCTGGAACTTGCCGATGTCTCCGACATCGTTGAAACCTCCGGTTTCAAGGTCTTTTCCAGTGTGGTCAAAAAGGGCGGCATCGTCAAAGCCCTCAACGCCAAGGGATGCATCGACTTTTCGCGCAAGGAGATCGACGACCTCACCGATTTCGTAGCGGTCTACCGGGCCAAGGGCCTGGCCTGGATCAAGGTGCGCGAGGATGCCTGGCAGTCTCCCATCGCCAAATTCTTCACCGACGAGGAAAAGGCCAAACTGGCCGAGCGCATCGACATGGCCCCGGGAGACCTGGTCTTTTTCGTGGCCGACCAGCCCAAGGTCACCAACGAAGCCTTAGGCCATCTGCGCAATCACATAGGAAAGAAGCTGGGCCTGATCGACGAAGACGCCTTTAATTTCGTCTGGATCACCCAATTTCCCATGTTCGAATACGACGAAACGGAAAAACGCTACCAGGCGCTCCATCACCCCTTTACCGCACCGTTTGAAGAGGACTACGACAAACTGGAAACCGAACCGCTGGCCGTTCGTTCCAGGGCCTACGACATGGTTCTCAACGGTTTCGAAGTGGGCGGCGGCAGCATCCGTATCCACGATATGGACCTGCAGCAGCGGGTCTTTGCCGCTCTGGGCATGCAGCCGGAGGATTATCGCGAAAAATTCGGATTTCTGCTGGACGCTCTGGAGTCCGGAGCGCCGCCCCACGGCGGCATCGCCTTCGGGTTCGACCGTCTGGTCATGCTGCTGTGCGCCGAGTCGTCCATCCGCGATGTCATCGCCTTTCCCAAAACCCAGCGGGCGGCCTGTCTGCTCACCAATGCGCCGTCGGAAGCGTCCAAGGCCCAGTTGGATGAACTCTCCCTGCGGCTCAAACTTACGCTCACCGACACCCAGGAGAAGACCAGCACAGATGAATAG
- the hisS gene encoding histidine--tRNA ligase — translation MSQSNIQLIRGFKDILPGETELWQHIERTAIELFEDFGYREIRIPIMEKTDLFARSIGEDTDIVEKEMYTFEDRGKDLLTLRPEATASICRSYIQHKMYAQDPVRKFYTIGPMFRRERPQKGRYRQFYQIDAEIFGVAAPYADVELIFLLRTLFDRLAVTDTTAHVNSLGCPVCRPRFKEALSKLLDAAAPSLCSDCLRRKDRNPLRVLDCKVPGCREAMQGAPSIIDYLCDDCRVHFSTVTDTLARLGVPFEVDKQLVRGLDYYTRTAFEIQTGALGAQSAVAGGGRYDGLVGSLGGPEIPAIGFAIGFDRLAEIVAAISPVPVRPPQLFIAALGEPARAKAFQWSTVLGTAGVGVAMEYGEKSLKAQMKQANRQGAKQVLIVGESELREGKAVLRDMADKSQVEIPIEGIVEKLIQTIH, via the coding sequence ATGAGTCAAAGCAACATCCAACTGATCCGGGGCTTCAAGGACATTCTGCCCGGCGAAACCGAACTGTGGCAGCACATCGAACGTACGGCCATCGAGCTGTTCGAAGATTTCGGTTACCGCGAGATCCGCATCCCCATCATGGAAAAGACCGACCTGTTCGCCCGCAGTATCGGCGAAGATACGGATATCGTGGAAAAGGAGATGTACACCTTTGAAGACCGCGGCAAAGATCTGCTGACCCTGCGGCCCGAAGCCACGGCCTCCATCTGCCGCTCGTACATCCAGCACAAGATGTATGCCCAGGATCCGGTCCGCAAATTCTACACCATCGGTCCCATGTTTCGGCGCGAACGGCCCCAGAAAGGCCGCTACCGCCAATTTTACCAGATCGATGCGGAAATTTTCGGTGTGGCCGCCCCTTACGCGGATGTGGAGTTGATTTTTCTGCTGCGCACCCTTTTCGACCGACTGGCAGTGACCGACACCACGGCCCATGTCAATTCCCTCGGCTGCCCCGTCTGCCGTCCCCGATTCAAAGAAGCCCTGTCCAAATTGCTGGACGCCGCGGCGCCTTCTTTATGCAGCGACTGTTTGCGCCGGAAGGACCGCAATCCGCTGCGGGTTCTGGACTGCAAGGTTCCCGGATGTCGGGAGGCCATGCAGGGGGCGCCTTCGATCATCGACTACCTGTGTGACGATTGCCGCGTGCATTTTTCCACGGTCACGGATACGTTGGCAAGGCTGGGCGTTCCTTTCGAGGTGGACAAGCAGCTGGTCCGCGGTCTGGACTACTACACCCGCACCGCCTTCGAAATTCAAACCGGCGCTTTAGGCGCCCAGAGCGCCGTGGCCGGCGGGGGCCGCTACGACGGTCTGGTCGGCTCTTTGGGCGGTCCCGAAATTCCGGCCATCGGATTCGCCATCGGCTTCGACCGCCTGGCGGAAATTGTCGCGGCCATATCGCCGGTGCCCGTTCGCCCACCGCAGCTGTTCATCGCCGCCCTCGGCGAACCGGCGCGGGCCAAGGCCTTTCAATGGTCCACCGTGCTGGGAACCGCGGGCGTCGGCGTTGCCATGGAATACGGTGAAAAAAGCCTCAAGGCCCAGATGAAGCAGGCCAACCGCCAGGGCGCCAAACAGGTGCTGATCGTGGGGGAAAGCGAGTTGCGCGAGGGCAAAGCGGTGCTGCGGGACATGGCCGACAAGTCCCAGGTCGAAATTCCCATCGAGGGCATCGTTGAAAAGCTGATTCAGACAATACACTGA
- a CDS encoding hydantoinase/oxoprolinase family protein — protein sequence MIIGLDVGGTHTDVVLLGQEGLVRQIKVPTNPADLFATVLTGLEQITEGIDPDQIRRAVLSTTLATNRVVQQRIPEVGMIVSAGPGMDPELFRTGNQYFPVAGAIDHRGREVAPIDADQVRAVAEEMKSNGIRHVGVVSKFSTRNPSHELTIGEQIGDQFEKVFLGHRVAGLLNFPRRIATTFLNAAIYPIHKEFFEAVLKSLAQKGLKVPIRILKPDGGNMRFEASIDHPAQTILSGPAASVMGSVAFAPKDEECLVLDIGGTTTDMAVLVNGVPLLDPLGISIGDHKTLIRSLDTISIGIGGDSAVRVVDGRIQIGPERLGVAMAYGGPVPTPTDAIFLLGLGQNGDLDKAKEGMQTIADALGTDVQDAAERIYEQACRTILEEAERMIARINAKPVYTVHELWEGSRLQPRYILVLGGPAPWFAKGLERFSENRVKVVPRWTVANAIGAGLARTTCEVTLFADTEREIAAAPEENFTEKIPSNYSQDDAVNAALDLLRRKAIARGANPDYLELEVVEAMSFNMVRGFYTTGKNIRVTAQVKPGLIHGYDPVSEKFTDNRFV from the coding sequence ATGATCATCGGGCTGGACGTTGGCGGTACCCATACGGATGTGGTCCTTCTCGGGCAGGAGGGGCTGGTGCGACAGATCAAAGTGCCCACCAACCCGGCGGATCTGTTCGCCACCGTGCTTACGGGCCTGGAACAGATTACCGAAGGCATCGATCCCGATCAGATTCGCCGGGCGGTACTGTCCACCACCCTGGCCACCAACCGTGTCGTGCAGCAGCGGATTCCGGAAGTGGGCATGATTGTTTCCGCCGGGCCGGGAATGGACCCCGAACTGTTCCGCACGGGCAATCAGTACTTTCCCGTGGCCGGTGCCATCGACCACCGGGGGCGCGAAGTGGCCCCCATCGATGCCGATCAGGTGCGTGCGGTGGCCGAGGAGATGAAGAGTAACGGCATCCGTCACGTGGGCGTGGTCTCCAAGTTCTCCACCCGCAATCCGTCGCACGAGCTGACCATCGGCGAGCAGATCGGCGACCAGTTCGAAAAGGTGTTCCTGGGGCATCGCGTTGCCGGCCTGCTCAATTTCCCGCGGCGCATTGCCACGACTTTCTTGAATGCGGCCATCTATCCCATCCACAAGGAATTTTTCGAAGCCGTCCTCAAATCGCTGGCTCAGAAAGGGCTTAAGGTGCCCATCCGCATTCTGAAGCCCGATGGCGGCAATATGCGTTTCGAAGCCTCCATCGACCATCCGGCCCAGACCATCCTTTCCGGTCCGGCGGCCAGCGTAATGGGGTCGGTGGCCTTTGCTCCCAAGGATGAAGAGTGCCTGGTGCTGGATATCGGCGGCACCACCACGGACATGGCGGTGCTGGTTAACGGCGTGCCGCTGCTGGATCCGCTGGGGATCAGCATCGGCGACCACAAGACCCTGATCCGCTCGCTGGATACGATTTCCATCGGCATCGGCGGCGACAGCGCCGTACGGGTCGTGGACGGGCGGATTCAGATCGGCCCCGAGCGTCTGGGCGTGGCCATGGCTTACGGCGGGCCGGTGCCGACGCCTACGGACGCCATTTTCTTGCTGGGACTCGGCCAAAATGGCGACCTGGACAAGGCGAAAGAAGGAATGCAGACGATCGCAGATGCCCTGGGAACTGACGTCCAGGATGCCGCCGAACGGATTTACGAACAGGCCTGCCGGACTATCCTGGAGGAAGCCGAGCGCATGATCGCGCGCATCAATGCCAAACCGGTCTATACGGTCCACGAGCTTTGGGAAGGCAGCCGCCTGCAACCCCGCTATATTCTGGTGCTGGGCGGACCGGCCCCCTGGTTCGCCAAAGGGCTGGAGCGCTTCAGTGAAAACCGGGTCAAGGTGGTTCCCCGCTGGACGGTGGCCAATGCCATCGGCGCGGGCCTGGCCCGCACCACCTGTGAGGTGACCCTGTTTGCCGATACGGAGCGGGAAATCGCAGCCGCGCCTGAAGAGAACTTTACCGAGAAGATTCCTTCGAACTACAGCCAGGATGATGCCGTGAACGCCGCCCTCGATCTGTTGCGCCGCAAGGCCATCGCCAGGGGCGCCAACCCCGATTATCTGGAACTGGAAGTCGTCGAGGCGATGTCCTTCAACATGGTGCGGGGTTTTTACACCACCGGGAAGAATATCCGGGTGACGGCCCAGGTCAAGCCGGGGCTGATTCACGGTTACGATCCGGTCTCCGAGAAGTTTACGGACAATCGTTTTGTGTGA
- a CDS encoding histone deacetylase: MLRAKNKIGLVFFPAFDWAISPTHPEREERLLYTQDQVFEEGILDIEGIVEYKPDLVTKKDVQRVHFCVPDLWAVMTESHFISAGGAKTVAMAVMDKKVQSGFALVRPPGHHSNRVVHGARGFCNVNIEAIMIEYIRQAYGVRRVAIVDTDCHHGDGTQDIYWHDPDTLFISIHQDGRTLYPGSGFLSELGGPNAAGTTINIPLPPNTSEEGILYAIREVVLPILNDFQPEVIVNSAGQDNHYSDPITNMNFSAQGYARLTDMLKPDIAVLEGGYAIEGALPYVNAGIILAMAGMDFSHLKEPDYNPARVRQTPEVTRWVEKTCDKVLENWQQRRYLGEMYRADHTYIDRDRNIYYDTDNIHERQKETVRVCDNCGGALRIDSSARGKKHILAVHIPRNACAACQGQGREWYEDADVAAYDKVYLQDRSRDVIKEKSQTPK, from the coding sequence ATGCTGCGCGCCAAAAATAAAATCGGACTGGTCTTTTTCCCCGCTTTCGACTGGGCCATCAGCCCCACCCACCCGGAACGGGAAGAACGGCTGCTTTACACCCAGGACCAGGTGTTCGAAGAGGGCATCCTCGATATTGAGGGTATCGTCGAATACAAACCCGACCTGGTGACCAAAAAAGACGTGCAGCGGGTCCATTTCTGTGTCCCGGACCTGTGGGCCGTCATGACCGAGTCCCATTTCATCAGCGCCGGCGGGGCCAAGACCGTCGCCATGGCGGTGATGGACAAGAAGGTGCAAAGCGGCTTCGCCCTGGTGCGTCCGCCGGGCCATCATTCCAACCGCGTGGTTCATGGCGCCAGGGGGTTTTGCAACGTCAACATCGAAGCGATCATGATCGAGTACATCCGCCAGGCTTACGGCGTCAGGCGGGTGGCCATCGTCGATACGGATTGCCACCACGGCGACGGCACCCAGGACATCTACTGGCACGACCCGGACACCCTTTTTATCTCCATCCACCAGGATGGCCGCACGCTGTATCCCGGATCGGGCTTCCTCAGCGAACTGGGCGGGCCCAATGCGGCGGGCACCACGATCAACATCCCGCTGCCGCCCAATACTTCCGAAGAGGGGATTCTGTATGCCATTCGCGAAGTGGTGCTGCCCATCCTGAACGACTTCCAGCCGGAAGTCATCGTCAATTCCGCCGGGCAGGACAACCACTACTCGGACCCCATCACCAATATGAATTTCTCGGCCCAGGGCTACGCCCGTCTCACCGATATGCTCAAGCCCGACATCGCGGTGCTGGAGGGCGGCTACGCCATCGAAGGCGCGCTGCCCTATGTGAATGCCGGCATCATCCTGGCCATGGCCGGTATGGATTTCAGCCATCTCAAAGAGCCCGATTACAACCCGGCCCGGGTTCGCCAGACGCCGGAGGTGACCCGCTGGGTGGAAAAAACCTGCGACAAGGTGCTGGAAAACTGGCAGCAGCGCCGCTATCTGGGAGAGATGTACCGGGCGGATCATACTTACATCGACCGGGACCGCAATATCTATTACGATACGGACAACATCCACGAGCGTCAGAAGGAAACGGTGCGGGTCTGCGACAACTGCGGCGGTGCCCTGAGAATTGACTCCTCGGCGCGGGGGAAAAAGCATATATTGGCCGTTCACATTCCCCGCAACGCCTGTGCGGCCTGCCAGGGCCAGGGCCGGGAATGGTACGAGGACGCCGACGTCGCCGCCTATGACAAGGTTTATCTCCAGGATCGATCCCGGGATGTGATCAAGGAGAAAAGCCAGACGCCAAAATGA
- the epmA gene encoding EF-P lysine aminoacylase EpmA, whose protein sequence is MALCRQTTIQSNLHLRARVIDAVRAFFVRDDFLEVETPIRIPAPAPEAHIDAQESGDWFLHTSPELCMKRLLAAGYQRIFQICRCFRKDERGGRHLPEMTLLEWYATGWDYSDLMRQCEALIGFVLARLDRGSRLVFRGRAVDLSSPWERLTVDAAFRRFGGMTARQALERDCFDEIMGIDIEPQLGLERPVFLYDYPAACGALARRKPEDPSVAERFELYIAGLELCNAFSELTDATEQRERFAAENRARERLGRRAYPPAEPFLRDLACMPPAAGNALGLDRLVMLLADASSIDEVVAYTPEEL, encoded by the coding sequence ATGGCCCTTTGCCGACAAACCACCATCCAATCCAACCTCCATCTGCGGGCCCGCGTGATCGACGCCGTACGGGCATTTTTTGTTCGCGATGATTTTCTGGAGGTTGAAACGCCCATACGGATTCCCGCCCCGGCGCCGGAAGCTCACATCGATGCCCAGGAATCGGGGGACTGGTTCCTGCACACCTCGCCGGAGTTGTGCATGAAACGATTGCTGGCCGCCGGTTATCAGCGGATTTTCCAAATCTGCCGCTGCTTCCGCAAAGACGAACGCGGCGGCCGTCATCTGCCGGAAATGACCCTGCTGGAATGGTATGCCACGGGTTGGGATTATTCGGACCTGATGCGGCAGTGCGAGGCGTTGATCGGTTTTGTGCTTGCTCGCCTGGATCGCGGTTCCCGATTGGTTTTCCGGGGTCGGGCCGTGGATCTCTCTTCTCCCTGGGAGCGTCTCACCGTGGATGCCGCCTTCCGGCGTTTCGGGGGCATGACCGCCCGTCAGGCGTTGGAACGGGATTGTTTCGACGAGATCATGGGCATCGATATCGAACCGCAGCTCGGTCTGGAAAGGCCGGTGTTTCTCTACGATTACCCGGCCGCCTGCGGTGCCCTGGCGCGGCGTAAACCTGAGGATCCGTCGGTTGCCGAACGGTTCGAACTGTACATTGCCGGGCTGGAATTGTGCAACGCCTTCAGCGAACTGACCGACGCGACAGAGCAGCGTGAGCGCTTTGCCGCCGAAAACCGTGCCCGCGAAAGGCTGGGGCGCAGGGCCTATCCCCCCGCCGAACCGTTTTTACGGGACCTTGCGTGCATGCCGCCGGCCGCCGGCAATGCCCTGGGACTGGATCGGCTGGTGATGCTGCTTGCCGATGCATCCTCCATCGACGAGGTTGTGGCGTATACGCCGGAAGAGTTGTAA
- a CDS encoding sigma 54-interacting transcriptional regulator translates to MQSDHCSLETMSYRAIVDAIPDMIIRIGRDHVFRSFEGQVSELYLPAEEYLGKRIEDVMPESTASRFVFTLESAFESGLVQSIDYSLIFAQKNCFYEARLVRCTADEVIAIVRNVTREKETAEQLNEYQFHLEHQVEKRSKDLSAAENRYRNIFRHSGAPAVIVEQDFTISMANPKFEELTGFSCREIEKRMKWTDFVHPSDRKMVTRYHFARRSEESAAPAEYECRILDRNQLVKFTFIKVGMLGETGRSITSIIDITRLKQTELELRDRETRYSAILEGYEGFVYFIDRDYRIRFMNENLIRSIGEDATGRPCYEALHGRSSPCVWCVAEQVFEGRRVRFEMKNPKDKRWYYSINVPVQLSDRSVYCQAMIADIDERKRMEEALRDSEAHLREENIRLRSTIEERQRFGDIVGRSPAMQEIYELMLMAAASDTNIILYGESGTGKELVARAVHSMSARQDRAFVPVNCGAIPENLLESEFFGHKKGAFTGADADKQGLLDEADKGCLFLDEIGEIKPDLQVKLLRAIEGGGYTPVGGSRVRKPDFRIIAATSRNLTELVKTGKMRSDFFYRVHVIPIHLPPLRKRKEDIPLLVDHFLKAYDRKIRPTLTNRIMDTLMNYDWPGNVRELQNVMYRFVTLKRLDLAGSTSLPPVEPPEETAVNGAMALPEAVAAFEKRHITAALAEHRWNRTRTANALGVGLRTLQRKMKTHGIG, encoded by the coding sequence ATGCAATCCGATCATTGCAGCCTGGAGACCATGTCCTACCGGGCGATTGTCGATGCCATTCCGGATATGATCATCCGCATCGGACGCGACCATGTGTTCCGCAGTTTCGAAGGCCAGGTGAGTGAACTCTACCTGCCGGCGGAAGAATACCTGGGCAAACGCATCGAGGATGTCATGCCCGAATCCACCGCGTCCCGTTTCGTCTTTACACTCGAATCGGCTTTTGAAAGCGGTCTGGTGCAATCCATCGACTACTCGCTCATCTTTGCTCAGAAGAACTGCTTTTACGAAGCCCGACTGGTAAGATGTACTGCCGACGAAGTCATTGCCATTGTCAGGAACGTCACACGAGAAAAGGAAACTGCCGAGCAGCTCAATGAATACCAGTTTCATCTCGAGCACCAGGTGGAAAAGCGCAGCAAGGATCTTTCGGCCGCCGAAAACCGCTACCGCAATATCTTTCGCCATTCCGGGGCGCCGGCGGTGATCGTCGAGCAGGATTTTACCATATCCATGGCCAACCCCAAGTTCGAGGAACTGACCGGATTCTCCTGCCGGGAGATCGAAAAACGGATGAAATGGACCGACTTCGTCCATCCCAGTGACCGCAAGATGGTCACCCGGTACCATTTTGCCAGACGGTCCGAGGAAAGCGCCGCGCCCGCCGAATACGAATGCCGGATACTCGATCGCAACCAGCTGGTGAAATTTACCTTTATCAAGGTCGGGATGCTGGGCGAGACCGGACGCAGCATCACTTCGATTATCGACATCACCCGCCTGAAACAAACCGAACTGGAACTGCGGGACCGGGAAACGCGCTACAGCGCCATCCTGGAGGGCTACGAAGGGTTCGTCTATTTTATCGACCGGGACTACCGCATCCGCTTCATGAACGAAAACCTGATCCGAAGCATCGGCGAAGATGCCACGGGCCGGCCCTGCTACGAAGCCCTTCACGGAAGATCGTCACCCTGTGTGTGGTGCGTGGCCGAGCAGGTTTTCGAAGGCCGGCGGGTCCGCTTCGAGATGAAGAACCCCAAGGACAAGCGCTGGTACTACAGCATCAACGTGCCGGTGCAGCTGTCGGACCGCTCGGTCTACTGCCAGGCCATGATCGCCGATATCGACGAGCGCAAGCGCATGGAGGAGGCCCTGCGCGACAGCGAAGCCCACCTTCGCGAGGAGAATATCCGTCTGCGCAGCACCATCGAGGAAAGGCAGCGCTTCGGCGATATCGTGGGCAGGAGCCCTGCCATGCAGGAGATCTATGAATTGATGCTCATGGCCGCCGCGTCGGATACCAATATCATCCTGTACGGCGAGTCGGGCACCGGCAAGGAACTCGTTGCCCGGGCCGTCCACAGCATGAGCGCCCGGCAGGACCGCGCCTTTGTTCCGGTCAATTGCGGCGCCATTCCCGAGAATCTCCTGGAAAGCGAGTTCTTCGGCCATAAAAAAGGCGCCTTTACCGGTGCCGATGCGGACAAGCAGGGGCTGCTGGACGAGGCCGACAAAGGCTGCCTGTTTCTCGACGAGATCGGGGAGATCAAGCCGGATCTCCAGGTGAAGCTGCTCCGGGCCATCGAAGGCGGCGGGTATACGCCCGTGGGCGGTAGCCGGGTGCGAAAGCCCGATTTTCGCATCATTGCGGCCACCAGCCGGAACCTGACCGAACTGGTCAAGACGGGAAAGATGCGCAGCGACTTTTTTTACCGGGTACACGTGATCCCCATCCATCTGCCTCCGTTGAGAAAACGCAAGGAGGACATCCCGCTGCTGGTCGATCATTTCTTAAAGGCCTACGACCGCAAGATCCGGCCGACCCTGACCAACAGAATCATGGATACCCTGATGAACTACGACTGGCCGGGCAATGTCCGCGAACTTCAGAACGTGATGTACCGGTTCGTGACCCTCAAACGGCTGGATCTTGCCGGCAGCACGTCCCTCCCACCCGTTGAACCGCCGGAGGAAACGGCTGTCAACGGTGCCATGGCCCTGCCCGAGGCCGTGGCGGCCTTTGAAAAACGCCACATCACCGCTGCACTGGCCGAACATCGCTGGAACCGGACCCGGACCGCCAATGCCCTGGGCGTTGGCCTGCGGACCCTCCAAAGAAAGATGAAAACCCACGGAATCGGCTGA
- the aceA gene encoding isocitrate lyase → MKTIEEKAEEICDRLTCHEVMPDEREELETHWATDPRWKGVVRPYTAEDVLKLRGNLKIEYTFAKIGAKRLWYLINHEDYVPALGALTGNQAVQQVEAGLKAIYLSGWQVAADANLAGEMYPDQSLYPSNSVPAVVQRINNALRRADQVQVLDGRKNGPYWFAPIVADAEAGFGGPLNAFELMKQMIEAGAAGVHFEDQLSSAKKCGHMGGKVLVPTQEAVAKLVAARMAADVCGVPTIVVARTDADAAKLLTSDIDERDRPFILDQSRSSEGFFYIKNGVESAIARGLAYAPYADLVWCETSKPDLDQARRFAEGIHEKFPGKLLAYNCSPSFNWKANLDDNTIAEFQKELGAMGYKFQFVTLAGFHALNLGMFDLALNYRKTGMLAYSRFQEEEFRFGKEDGYMATTHQKFVGAGYFDRLMDTISEGASSVGAMSGSTEEEQF, encoded by the coding sequence ATGAAAACAATCGAAGAAAAAGCTGAAGAAATCTGTGACCGACTGACCTGTCACGAAGTGATGCCTGACGAACGCGAGGAACTGGAAACCCACTGGGCCACCGATCCCCGCTGGAAAGGGGTGGTCCGTCCCTACACCGCCGAAGACGTGCTCAAACTGCGGGGCAACCTGAAAATCGAGTACACCTTTGCCAAAATCGGCGCCAAGCGCTTGTGGTACCTGATCAACCATGAGGACTACGTACCGGCCCTGGGAGCCTTGACCGGCAACCAGGCGGTGCAGCAGGTGGAGGCAGGCCTGAAGGCCATCTATCTGAGCGGCTGGCAGGTGGCCGCCGACGCCAACCTGGCCGGAGAAATGTACCCGGACCAGAGCCTTTACCCGTCCAACAGCGTGCCGGCCGTGGTGCAGCGCATCAACAACGCCCTGCGGCGGGCCGACCAGGTCCAGGTGCTGGACGGCCGCAAGAACGGCCCCTACTGGTTCGCCCCCATCGTGGCCGACGCCGAGGCCGGTTTCGGCGGACCGCTCAACGCTTTCGAGTTGATGAAGCAGATGATCGAAGCCGGCGCGGCCGGGGTGCACTTCGAGGACCAGCTCTCTTCGGCAAAAAAATGCGGGCACATGGGCGGCAAGGTGCTGGTGCCCACCCAGGAGGCCGTGGCCAAGCTGGTGGCCGCCCGCATGGCCGCCGATGTCTGCGGCGTGCCCACCATTGTCGTGGCCCGTACCGACGCCGATGCGGCCAAACTGCTGACCAGCGACATCGACGAACGGGACCGGCCGTTCATCCTGGATCAGTCCCGATCCAGCGAAGGCTTTTTCTACATCAAAAACGGGGTCGAATCCGCCATCGCCCGGGGCCTGGCCTACGCACCTTATGCGGATCTGGTCTGGTGCGAAACCTCAAAGCCGGATCTGGATCAGGCCCGCCGTTTCGCCGAGGGCATTCATGAGAAATTTCCCGGAAAGCTGCTGGCCTACAACTGCTCCCCGTCGTTCAACTGGAAGGCCAACCTGGACGACAACACCATCGCCGAATTCCAGAAGGAGTTGGGGGCCATGGGCTACAAGTTCCAGTTCGTCACCCTGGCCGGCTTCCACGCCCTGAACCTGGGGATGTTCGATCTGGCCTTGAACTACCGCAAGACCGGCATGCTGGCCTACTCCCGTTTTCAGGAAGAAGAGTTCCGCTTCGGCAAGGAGGACGGCTATATGGCCACCACCCACCAGAAATTCGTGGGCGCCGGCTATTTCGACCGCTTGATGGACACCATCAGCGAGGGTGCTTCTTCCGTGGGCGCCATGTCCGGCAGCACCGAGGAGGAGCAATTCTGA